One Aster yellows witches'-broom phytoplasma AYWB DNA segment encodes these proteins:
- the rplL gene encoding 50S ribosomal protein L7/L12 → MAKLTKEAFVSALKEMSLLEIKELLDGLKEDFGIDPTALAVAAPGANNAAEVEEKTEFTVVMKSFDEKKKLAVIKTVREVTGLGLLDAANFVKVPGSKVKENVSKVLAEDIKNKLEQAGAVVELQ, encoded by the coding sequence ATGGCTAAGTTAACGAAAGAAGCTTTTGTATCAGCTTTAAAAGAAATGTCTTTATTAGAGATTAAAGAATTATTAGATGGTTTAAAAGAAGATTTTGGAATTGACCCAACTGCTTTAGCAGTTGCAGCTCCTGGAGCAAATAATGCAGCTGAAGTAGAAGAAAAAACCGAATTCACAGTAGTTATGAAAAGTTTTGATGAAAAAAAGAAACTTGCTGTTATCAAAACAGTACGCGAAGTAACGGGATTAGGTTTGCTAGATGCTGCTAATTTTGTTAAAGTTCCTGGTTCCAAAGTAAAAGAAAATGTCTCTAAAGTTTTAGCAGAAGATATTAAAAACAAGTTAGAACAAGCTGGAGCTGTTGTTGAACTTCAATAA
- the rplA gene encoding 50S ribosomal protein L1, translated as MKRGKKYLTSLRIFDVKKTYPLQEAISLAKQTQVAKFDATVECAFHLNLDLKKVDQNLRGALVLPHGTGKVLKVAVLAKGEQAKQAQEAQADYVGDQDLIDKIAKNWFDFDVLVATPEMMPQLSKLGRLLGPKGLMPNPKTGTVTNDVLQAVKEIKNGKIEYRLDKSGNIHTILGKVSFDEAKLLENLKTLYLQLMAVKPRTVKGTYIKSVTISTTMAPGIKIDPVTISQ; from the coding sequence ATGAAACGAGGCAAAAAATATTTAACATCATTACGAATTTTTGATGTTAAAAAAACATATCCGCTTCAAGAAGCTATTAGCTTAGCTAAACAAACTCAAGTTGCTAAATTTGATGCTACGGTAGAATGCGCTTTTCATCTAAATTTAGATCTTAAAAAAGTTGATCAAAATTTAAGAGGAGCCTTGGTTTTGCCACATGGCACTGGTAAAGTCTTAAAAGTAGCAGTTCTTGCTAAAGGAGAACAAGCAAAACAAGCACAAGAGGCTCAAGCCGATTACGTAGGCGATCAAGATTTAATTGATAAAATTGCCAAAAACTGGTTTGATTTTGATGTCTTAGTTGCTACTCCTGAAATGATGCCACAATTAAGTAAATTAGGGCGTCTTTTAGGACCCAAAGGGCTAATGCCTAACCCTAAAACAGGCACTGTAACAAATGATGTTTTACAAGCAGTCAAAGAAATTAAAAATGGTAAAATTGAATACCGCCTAGACAAAAGTGGTAATATTCATACCATATTAGGTAAGGTTTCTTTTGATGAGGCAAAATTACTAGAAAACTTAAAAACTTTATATCTTCAATTGATGGCTGTTAAACCTCGTACAGTGAAAGGCACTTACATTAAAAGTGTTACTATTTCAACAACTATGGCACCAGGTATTAAAATTGACCCTGTTACAATTTCACAATAA
- the rplJ gene encoding 50S ribosomal protein L10 has translation MIKPQLAKKIDSVAVLQEKISTAKTVIIFEYSSLPVSSFMQLRRELKKSTCEVKVYPKNIMQRAVANAKQADLVNFLKGTKALIISPQELLEPIKTIYNFAKKTKAVKIVSGVVEQKIVSLQEINTLATLPSKEQMLTLLAISMFAPLQYLAIGLNMLAKTKEQENPEQ, from the coding sequence ATGATAAAACCTCAGTTAGCCAAAAAAATAGATTCAGTTGCTGTTTTGCAAGAAAAAATTAGCACTGCTAAAACAGTTATTATTTTTGAATATTCAAGTTTGCCGGTAAGCTCTTTTATGCAACTGCGTCGTGAGTTAAAAAAATCTACTTGCGAAGTAAAAGTATATCCCAAAAACATCATGCAAAGAGCTGTTGCTAATGCCAAACAAGCTGATTTAGTTAACTTTTTAAAAGGAACAAAAGCTTTAATTATTAGTCCTCAAGAATTATTAGAACCAATCAAAACAATTTATAATTTTGCTAAAAAAACCAAAGCAGTTAAAATAGTTTCTGGCGTCGTGGAACAAAAAATTGTCTCCTTGCAAGAAATAAACACCTTAGCTACTTTGCCTTCAAAAGAACAAATGTTAACGCTTTTAGCTATTTCAATGTTTGCGCCTTTGCAATATTTAGCAATTGGCCTAAATATGTTAGCAAAAACAAAAGAACAAGAAAACCCCGAACAATAA